One Plasmodium cynomolgi strain B DNA, chromosome 12, whole genome shotgun sequence genomic region harbors:
- a CDS encoding aminomethyl transferase domain containing protein (putative) produces MNKYLLCRLKNRTLVQICGTDSFRFLQSLTTNDLNKIITEKDFSLYKNVPKNVLSSLDDTSAYQLCGHNVNYKKWTQGLPSLFLQNNGKILADCFLYNVKYTHEENAFSLFYMDCNVKASKMLLNILEKRKLSCDVHFSEMANIAVYQLLSDASILRGGISTGDAVGSDGDSASQMEEELSTLSNDPGIFLLSKDARNDFLGYRMYQMRGKGKKLVDEKRDKDTGIVVTTDFVNSPWSKAPNGGIDQPSNGNKKEACEMLLSFEKEEKVNLPSTFVYDYMKLNLGVVENLYSNDPLFVESTEGNASGSHGSSVYGGPSVSDAANGSRGNIDRDAFKFKDLSPFDLNYDKLNYLAKDKGCYVGQEAINRTRNEIFINKYQLTMCVNYNYLEMFLESCDSLNKTILADSFFHKYVKQINDRSLFKPTFFLLKNASKSLERAINYEQQFSVIVQKGCAKGGDSTNSSDPVNGTVVGNVFFYNHVMGLCFLIKKRIALVSGDIYSPASNVYIKNKVGAEHHRVCLFPFNYHSK; encoded by the coding sequence ATGAATAAGTACCTCTTGTgcagattaaaaaataggacgCTCGTGCAAATTTGTGGAACAGACTCATTCAGATTTCTGCAAAGCTTGACAACCAAcgatttaaataaaataataacggAAAaggatttttctttatataaaaatgtccccaaaaatgtattatccAGCCTGGATGATACAAGTGCGTATCAACTGTGTGGCCATAATGTAAACTACAAAAAATGGACCCAAGGATTGCCTTccctatttttgcaaaacaatggaaaaatattggcGGACTGTTTTTTATACAATGTAAAATATACCCATGAAGAGAATGCCTTTAGCCTCTTCTACATGGACTGTAATGTGAAAGCATCCAAAATGTTGCTCAACATATTGGAAAAGCGCAAACTCTCATGTGATGTTCACTTTAGCGAGATGGCCAACATCGCAGTTTATCAGCTCCTGTCAGATGCGTCCATCCTCCGAGGGGGAATTTCCACAGGAGACGCGGTGGGCAGCGATGGAGATAGCGCTAgccaaatggaggaagaactTTCTACTCTTTCCAATGACCCAGGAATATTCCTCCTGTCCAAAGATGCAAGAAATGACTTCTTAGGATATAGAATGTACCAAAtgagggggaaggggaagaagctggtagacgaaaaaagggacaaagaCACAGGCATAGTCGTGACAACAGACTTTGTAAATTCCCCCTGGAGTAAAGCGCCCAACGGGGGAATCGACCAGCCTAGCAACGGGAATAAAAAGGAGGCCTGCGAAATGCTTCTCAGctttgaaaaggaagaaaaggtaaATCTACCCTCCACTTTCGTGTATGATTACATGAAGCTGAATTTAGGAGTCGTGGAAAATTTGTATTCAAACGATCCGCTTTTTGTGGAGAGCACGGAGGGAAACGCAAGTGGTTCGCATGGTTCGTCTGTTTATGGTGGGCCCAGTGTATCCGACGCAGCGAATGGCTCGAGGGGGAACATCGACAGAGACGCCTTCAAATTTAAAGACCTGTCCCCCTTCGACCTGAACTACGATAAGTTAAACTATTTGGCAAAAGACAAAGGTTGCTACGTAGGTCAAGAAGCAATAAACAGAACAAGGAacgaaatatttataaataagtACCAATTGACGATGTGTGTAAATTACAACTACCTCGAAATGTTCTTGGAGAGTTGCGACAGTTTAAATAAAACTATTTTGGCCGATTCGTTTTTTCACAAGTACGtgaaacaaattaatgaTAGGAGTTTATTCAagccaactttttttttgttgaaaaatGCGTCCAAAAGTTTGGAACGTGCAATTAACTATGAACAACAATTTAGTGTAATTGTCCAGAAGGGTTGCGCAAAAGGTGGTGACTCCACAAATAGTAGCGACCCAGTAAATGGTACTGTAGTGGgaaatgtctttttttataaccatGTGATGGGACTATGTTTTCTAATCAAGAAGCGGATAGCACTTGTAAGTGGCGACATCTACTCGCCTGCTTCCAATGTGTatattaaaaacaaagttgGTGCAGAGCACCACAGAGTTTGtcttttcccatttaatTATCACAGCAAA
- a CDS encoding hypothetical protein (putative), translating into MNIVLCLIWILIYIADDGSKANVECKRQNDVNKANKIYSYSLLKGKVQDRNAHHRNFVLYKRRALFHIRIPRKNLERHNLFSNDLRYKKINKFLENKKTNKLCYLHISNNHHGIKKKRNKNKTLQLLFEKKKLLQEYFCNLKSSFMDRYRNTKIVTKLFLSSSLLMLTLNLIGVKPEDIALHDKRIIRAFEFYRIVTSALFYGDISLYVLTNVYMLYVQSQELERSVGSSETLAFYLSQISILSVICSYLKKPFYSTALLKSLLFVNCMLNPYQKSNLIFGINIYNIYLPYFSIFIDILHAQDLKASLSGILGVTSGSIYYLLNIYAYEKFNKKFFLIPRFLRNYLDSVSTDDVF; encoded by the coding sequence ATGAACATTGTGTTGTGCCTAATTTGGatccttatatatatagctgACGACGGAAGTAAGGCAAATGTGGAGTGCAAAAGACAGAATGACGTAAACAAAGCGAATAAGATCTACTCGTACAGCCTATTGAAGGGTAAAGTACAGGATCGAAATGCACACCATCGGAATTTTGTACTTTATAAGAGACGAGCACTGTTCCATATACGCATCCCGAGGAAGAACCTGGAGAGGCACAACCTATTCAGCAATGATCTccgttataaaaaaattaacaaatttttggaaaataaaaagacaaaCAAGTTGtgttatttacatataagTAATAACCAtcatggaataaaaaaaaagaggaataaaaacaaaacttTGCAACTgttgtttgaaaaaaaaaagttgctgcaagaatatttttgcaacttAAAATCATCCTTTATGGATAGATAtagaaacacaaaaattgtAACGAAGCTTTTTTTATCGTCCTCTTTGTTGATGCTAACCCTTAACCTCATTGGAGTAAAACCAGAAGACATCGCTCTACACGATAAAAGAATAATCAGAGCATTTGAATTTTACAGAATTGTAACATCAGCATTGTTTTATGGTGACATATCACTATACGTGTTAACAAATGTTTATATGTTATATGTGCAGAGTCAGGAGTTGGAAAGGTCCGTGGGTTCATCTGAAACGCTggctttttatttgtcccAAATTTCTATCCTCTCCGTAATTTGCTCCTACTTGAAGAAGCCCTTCTATTCAACAGCACTGCTGAAATCGCTGCTCTTTGTAAACTGTATGTTAAATCCTTATCAGAAATCTAACTTAATTTTTgggataaatatttacaatatttacTTACCCTATTTCTCCATCTTTATTGATATTTTGCATGCACAAGATTTGAAAGCTTCCCTGTCGGGGATACTGGGGGTGACCAGTGGGTCCATTTACTACCTTTTGAATATTTACGCGTATGAAAAATTCAACAAAAAGTTTTTTCTAATTCCGCGTTTTTTGAGGAATTATCTCGATTCGGTGAGCACGGACGATGTGTTC